In a genomic window of Chaetodon trifascialis isolate fChaTrf1 chromosome 8, fChaTrf1.hap1, whole genome shotgun sequence:
- the LOC139335354 gene encoding cytosolic sulfotransferase 1-like: MTIIIIIIIIIIIIFIFIFIFIIIITTIRHQMSHQGEAVPAMAKGELAPRPKLFDFHGVPMIEHFTQRWETIQNFQARPDDILIATYPKAGNTWLSYILELLYFGQTSSEHLTSVPLYLKVPILEVTVPSFEPGSETQIYRGTEMLDNLSTSPRLIKTHLPVQFIPKSFWEQNCRIIYIARNAKDIMVSYFHFERMAIVHPEPGDWNSYFQRFLEGKMVCGAWHDHVSNWWKKKQSYSKLHYMFYEDLVEDTGREIDKLCCFLGLSPSAEEKETILGKVQFDEMKTNDMVNFSTYRGMDLKISHFMRKGKVGDWKNHFTVAQNEEFDEDYKKKMKDPTLQFRTEI; the protein is encoded by the exons ATGAC catcatcatcatcatcatcatcatcatcatcatcatcttcatcttcatcttcatcttcatcatcatcatcactaccatcagACATCAGATGTCTCACCAaggagaagcagttccagccatgGCCAAG gggGAATTAGCTCCTCGACCAAAGCTGTTTGATTTCCATGGAGTCCCAATGATCGAGCATTTCACACAACGCTGGGAGACCATTCAAAACTTTCAGGCCAGGCCAGATGATATACTTATTGCAACATATCCCAAAGCTG GAAACACCTGGCTCAGCTACATCCTTGAGCTACTGTATTTTGGTCAGACATCTTCAGAGCATTTGACATCTGTGCCACTCTATCTAAAAGTGCCTATCTTAGAGGTCACCGTCCCTTCATTTGAGCCAG GATCAGAGACACAGATTTATCGAGGAACAGAAATGTTGGACaacctctccacctctcctcgACTCATTAAGACTCATCTCCCGGTTCAGTTTATACCAAAGTCCTTTTGGGAGCAAAACTGCAGG ATAATCTACATAGCGCGCAATGCAAAGGACATCATGGTGTCTTATTTCCATTTTGAGCGCATGGCCATTGTCCATCCAGAGCCTGGAGACTGGAACAGTTACTTCCAGAGATTCTTGGAGGGAAAGA TGGTGTGTGGAGCCTGGCATGACCATGTGAGCAACTggtggaagaagaaacagagttATTCAAAACTCCATTACATGTTCTATGAAGATCTGGTTGAG GATACTGGACGGGAAATAGACAAACTGTGCtgctttcttggtttgtctCCTTCAGCTGAGGAGAAGGAAACAATTTTAGGCAAAGTACAGTTTGACGAAATGAAAACGAATGACATGGTGAACTTCTCAACTTACCGAGGAATGGATTTAAAAATTTCTCACTTCATGAGAAAAG GCAAGGTCGGTGACTGGAAGAACCATTTCACTGTGGCCCAGAATGAAGAGTTTGATGAAGACtacaagaagaagatgaaggatcCTACACTGCAGTTTCGCACTGAAATTTAG